The following is a genomic window from Actinomadura sp. WMMB 499.
CGCGGCGCAGGCTGCCGAGCACCGCGTCGTGGTGGCGCAGCAGCGCCGGGCCCGGCGTCGGCCGCGAGTCGACGAGGCTCAGCGCCCACGGATGGCGGGCGAGGACGGCGCGCGCCGAGGCCGCGCGGTCGCGCATCGCCGCCCGCCACGGACGGTCCCGCTCGGGCAGCTCGATGTCCGCGAAGATCCGGTCGACCAGGGCGTCCAGGAGCGCGTCCTTGTTCGCGATGTGGTGGTAGAGCGACATCGCCTCCACCCCGAGCTCCCGGCCCACGTTGCGCATGCTCACGGCCGTCGCGCCGCCCGCGTCCGCGACCCGCACCGCCGCCTCCACGATCCGCTCGCGGGTGAGCGCGGGCCGGTGGCCGCGCCGTCCGGATCCGGTGGCCACAGTCGGCCTCCCTCGCCTCGATTCCCCGTTTACAGGTGTAAGTCTCCATCGTAGGGTCGACTTACGACTGTAAGGAGAGTGCGATATGGACGAAGCGGTGGACCGGCGCTCGCGGATCTGCGTCGTCGGCGCGTCGGGCAAGCTCGGCCGCTACATGGTGCGGCACTGCCTCGACCGCGGGTACGAGGTCGTCGGCGTGTGCCGGGAGCAGAGCGTCGGCAAGCTGGACGAGTTCGCCGACCGGATCACGATCCTCCCCGGCCGCACCGACGACCGCGAGGTGATCCGGCGCGCCGTCGAGGGATGCGACGGCGTGCTGACCGTCCTCGTGCCGTGGGGCGTCCGCGGGTACTCGACCGGCACCGCGCAGGCCGTCCTCGACCACGCGCGGCCGGACGCCCGGCTCGTCTTCTCGTGCGGCTGGCACATCTCCCTCGACGGGCTCGACCGGTACTCGCCCTGGTTCCGGCTGTTCGTCGCGGTGTTCGGCGTGGTGGGGCGGCTGGCGCGGGTCGTCGACGTCCGGGACCAGGTCGCGGCCTGCCGCCGCATCTTCGACAGCGGCACCCGCTGGACGGTCGTCCGGGGCAGCGACCTGGAGGAGGGCCCCAGCGAGGGGCTGCCGGTATGGAGCCGGCATGTTGGCGACCCGGTCCTGAAGAGCAACCGCACCCGCCGGACCGACTTCGCGCTGTTCATGGTCGAGGCCCTCGAGGACGACTCGCTGGTCGGCGAGGCACCGGCCATCGTCGGCCGCGCCTCCGCGTCGGCGCTGGCCCACGCGAAGGCCGCCTGACGCCGGGCCGGTGGCCGAACGGCCCCGGCCCGGGTCCTGGTGGCGGCCGGTCAGCGGGTCGTCCGGACGAACGCGGCGGCGCGTCCGGGCGCGTCCGGTTCGGCCCACACGCTGACGAACCCGCCGC
Proteins encoded in this region:
- a CDS encoding TetR/AcrR family transcriptional regulator translates to MATGSGRRGHRPALTRERIVEAAVRVADAGGATAVSMRNVGRELGVEAMSLYHHIANKDALLDALVDRIFADIELPERDRPWRAAMRDRAASARAVLARHPWALSLVDSRPTPGPALLRHHDAVLGSLRRGGFPVALAAHAFSVIDAYVYGFVLTESSLPFQSEGEVADVAGGILAAMPGDAYPYLAELITEHALVPGYSHRDEFGFGLDLVLDGLEDRLARVS
- a CDS encoding NAD(P)-dependent oxidoreductase; this encodes MDEAVDRRSRICVVGASGKLGRYMVRHCLDRGYEVVGVCREQSVGKLDEFADRITILPGRTDDREVIRRAVEGCDGVLTVLVPWGVRGYSTGTAQAVLDHARPDARLVFSCGWHISLDGLDRYSPWFRLFVAVFGVVGRLARVVDVRDQVAACRRIFDSGTRWTVVRGSDLEEGPSEGLPVWSRHVGDPVLKSNRTRRTDFALFMVEALEDDSLVGEAPAIVGRASASALAHAKAA